The sequence AGATGGATAAGAGCTGTGTGTATTCTCACCTATGCGAGTAAGTCATTTTGTTCTGCATGTGCGTTTTGTTTAAACAGCTATTCTCAATTACATTTAGATGGTGAAAATTATATGCATTTTCCTCATAATTGCATCCCAGGGTAACCTGGCAACAGACAGTGCCGTGCTGAAGCTGAGTGGGAAAGTGTTTGACAAGCCGTTCAAGGGCCCAGTGAGTCTACACACCATGCATGGACACAATGCCTCCTTTATTGAGTGTGTCTGCTTGTTCCCAGGCGATTGTGTTCGATGGTGAGGGGCCAGCCTATGATGCCATTATGGGCGGCCAGGTTAAACCAGGACAGGTGCTCGTGATACGATATGAGGACCCAAGGGAAGGTGAGCAAGTTAGTGTATTCCATTAGTTGCATTTAATTAAAATATTTATCCTGAATCATGCCTTGGTTGTTTTGTAAATGTAaatttcagtttcagtttctGTTTATTGTACAATAGTTGAATACTTAATTCCCCCACACATGATAGAACCTCTCTCCTCCGTGTAGTCCTGGCATGCCTGAGATACTGAGTCCAGGCTCTGCACTAGTTGGTGCACTAGTTGGTGCCGGCCTAAGGTAAGACCGTTCCCTTGATAACTGATGGACGCATGATTGGTCATGTGACACCTGAGGCATTCGTGGGCGGGCCTATAGCACTAGTGGAGAACGGAGATATGATAAGCATTGATGCTGTCAACAGGAGAGTAGATCTGGTGAGTGTGCAAATCATTAtgagcactgtacatgtgatggAATGCCTACATACTCCCCCGCACACCCACGCAGGAGGTCAGTAAGGAGGTGTTGACGGCTCGGAAAGCTTGCTGGAAGATTCCCCAAGAGGTTCAGAAAGTGAAGGGTCTACTGGCGAAGTATCGACGCTCTGTGTCCAGTGCACATACAGGAGCTGTGACCAGCTAAACCAACTGAACATTGTAGTAGAGGCCAAAGTTTTAGTTTTGTCCTGTagggccatgcaaagtcaatttgtagtttctcaggccctcgcgcttggaaattgacagctttacaaaaaagttaaatatcacgtgacctcaaattaaaggcactaaaagaaaagaaaaggataaatttgtatggttttttggtcatgaatataattatgactaaaattaataaataattatgataattattatcctatggatactgaagattatcacgagtctgtgccagtaactgcacaagtgcctgcaaggcacgagtgacagttactaggcacggacgagtgataatcatcagtatccatgggataatgcatttattgcttggcaaccaaaatgcaggttgaatctgcgcatgcgcaacatgcggttgcttttttgcttttgtacatttgtattgttttgataaaataaaaaaaaaaaattgtttttgaaaaaaaaaaaaaaaaaaaaagttgctttatcaaccagaagaatgcgtagcaacaaaattgatctcccagttgaagacgagtttaagagaaagaaaacagctagaaagacaaagaaataagactctagaacaccaagagagcttgcagaaggctacttaaagattttgtagagaacagacaagaaaaaagacaagaaaaacgttgacaaccagcaacccgttttgaaaatggatagttctgaaggataaacagcatgtgcttgctttctatcatgctccagtgtatcagaagaggaaacatgcaccgctataactgaagaaaagtgtgacaaccgtttttgaagccaaaacgactttatacaagcctgaacaggcttatatggtggtgcagtacacttctacatgtgcaatactccgctcaaagcacccacttccaacactgatgcctgtttgatgcgttaaatatgaacactgacaacctcctgaccctcggcttcactgcaaaaagagcacagaagtgatacagagcatcagaaaacaagaaaagagactgataaacattgcaatgcataattataagtgtgtaaactatgttagactacattacatcatctgtaattgatctgattggctaaaaacagtagattacatggaagcataatctacaggAAGGTAGTTATTCTACAGGAAtgggcgcatattctacaggaagtggacacatattctacaggaaatggacgtatattctacaggaagtgacaaataatttgcaggaagttctcaaaagttggaatgaaatttttagtgaaagtgacaagaagatgacaaaaacattataaaaaacacagaatgcaatagttttttcagtcaatatccattctttccatgtccactgttgctttgtattgctttttccagttgggcatgggcaggggggccaggaagcatcaaaaacactttagtagtcgcttgacactttctattgaggttccatgccggtccagtctgctctataccccctccactccaccacagtgcttcattcttcttcttgtagtgttgcagagtcagttctagcatagttctATGTTCTTTTTACgtgtctgttctttccagtatcttcaggaagcgtttcacaagctttactaagttttactgtagtttttcgttgttttgaagcagtcttcttgtctttttctgtcaactggtgtctctcacagctccagctcgtccagctcgcacaaattcaattttctgttgctacgcaccaaacctggctttttataaccacgcctcgcgcatgcgcaatgaagtccaagttagatagaccacacccactcgtagaatatgcgtcttagtaaccaccttggttacggttagattccctcggctttgcgcctcgggctaaccgcaaccgcggaggttacatagacgcatattctactcttaggtgtagtctatcctatactttttcttgttctctcactgctgaaaacgtttattccaaataagaatcacttcctagtgtgcaataacaagtgtgcaataatacttctgggtgtgcaatatggaaaaatatctgcacagtcggtgatgagtcgcttcctgtgcaatttgaatgtaaaacgctgatgtcagcacttattaaaaagcaataagtaaaaattatgcactttcgcttattgaggaagttaggggtgtgttttcaattaaaattctatgaatatcattatcattaatatttatcAAATAATGCCTCAATCCGCTTGCTTTATTAGGaataatagcctgagaaactacaaattgactttgcttgGCCTAGAGCAAAGATTTAATTAATGTATTCTTATTATGCATGCTTGTATAAACCGTGTTTTGCAGCTATACATAATTAGCGATGTCAGaccgattttcatttttgctatttctaactcctatgtattactatctcttttgaacactctaggcaaaccagaaaaactttactgcactggatttggtcaagcaaatgcagagatacagcgttttgaagaacactagtcagggaaaaattcgtacaaaaatttaccgcattttaatgtacttgggcaggacttatgaaatttgttgttaataccggaaatgatcttaaagttagcatatctgctgaaccgcttggtctattctcttttaaaaaactatgaaatggacactcaggactcaggagTTAACATTATAACCATTTGATATCTATTatgaagtttataatgtttctgtaatgtatatctttatgatgtccctataatagtatgatgtctcctgcttcagagagttcttttggatttaaagtaaccatgctatcttttcagtatattgtatcatgtttcagaactctcatcaatgtccaccttacgcttgtatctgtttcttgatctttataagcaacttttctgtcaatttcatttggtctaaataattcgtttttagtgtgatgtagatttaaggctatacaactataaatctatgatacaactctgttgacagcttctaattaatacagtagattactcttgtcttttttgtgtgcaaattgaatcagttcttgcaatttaatagttttggtagattacattgttgtccctggaattctctccaatctttcttgtttcttttcaacagaggctttcagattgcttcaataattactttcagtaacttctaagaacttctaagaaataaatacagctattggtacacttggcttgattttactgcatttctattctcagctccacccatctatccatgcaatatgtgattccgcaagaaataaaagcttattgtagcaactttttgcataatctggagagagttagagatgaaagacatgctcacttgtgtttttgttcattttcatgtttggttgccaaaataatgatcacctttgagaaaaaatcacacacaaaacaagcatcaaatgctaaaatcataaaaaactgttataaaaatcaaattctacgctattttttacccctgggaacagctgttgtttgctagactcttccagggcttgcggaaagcccttcttgttcactcactttctggtaCCGTTTTTTACCATTGTAagaaaatacgcccacgcactacttCCGGTCTGACATCTCTAACATAAGTATAGGAtaaagagtagaatatgcgtctatgtaacctccgcggttgcggttagcccgaggcgcaaagccgagggaatctaaccgtaaccaaggtggttactaagacgcatattctacgagtgggtgtggtctatctaacttggacttcattgcgcatgcgcgaggcgtggttataaaaagccaggtttggtgcgtagcaacagaaattgaatttgtgcgagctggacgagctggagctgtgagagacaccagttgacagaaaaagacaagaagatggcttcaaaacaacgaaaaactacagtaaaacttagtaaagcttgtgaaacgcttcctgaagatactggaaagaacagacacGTAAAAAGAACATagaactatgctagaactgactctgcaacactacaagaagaagaatgaagcactgtggtggagtggagggggtatagagcagactggaccggcatggaacctcaatagaaagtgtcaagcgactactaaagtgtttttgatgcttcctggcccccctgcccatgcccaactggaaaaagcaatacaaagcaacagtggacatggaaagaatggatattgactgaaaaaactattgcattctgtgttttttataatgtttttgtcatcattcttcttgtcactttcactaaaaatttcattccaacttttgagaacttcctgcaaattatttgtcacttcctgtagaatatacgtccatttcctgtagaatatgtgtccacttcctgtagaataagtaccttcctgtagattatgcttccatgtaatctactgtttttagccaatcagatcaattacagatgatgtaatgtagtctaattATGATTGTGCACTAGTTGTGGCCTAATGATGTGGAGTCTAATGTAGAACGTTTCATTATCAAATGTGCGAATGATTTATGTCTTCAGCACATGTTTCTTTCAAACTCTTCACTCGTTGAGCTACAATGtaggtgtacatgtgtttacCTTGTGTTTGTGGTTGTTTCTTCAGAACTTTTCTTATGGAATGTTGCTGTGAATATTGttaccaataattatggtgcacATGACACGACGTATGTCACCCCATTTTTCTTCAAGCTCAAAAGGAATTGTGAGTTCCTAGATCCTATATTTATAATAGGTACAGGTATCCCTGTGCATCACCTGTACTCTTCTTTGAATATCTATGTGTTATTTGGCATATAACATTCAACAATATTGTGTGTCCTCACAGAAAAACAAACCTTACGATAATTCCCAAAGCCATGGCTGAGAGAGTGACTACGAAAGAAGCTCTCAAGAAACTTGATGCTCAACTCGAATGCTCCCTTTGTCTCGACACTTTTAAGCAACCGAAACTCTTGCCTTGTTTTCATGTATTTTGCAAGTCCCCGTGTCTGGAGAAACTAGTGACCAAGGATGGACGCTCCCTCACTTGTCCCACCTGTCGACACATTGTCCCACTGTCTGAGAGGGGAGTGGCTGGACTGCAATCAGACTTCCACATCGACCACTTGTTTGATATACAAGATGCTTTCAACAAGGCCGAAGACAACAATGATACGAACTGTGGCAGCTGTGACGATGGTAGAGCCACCGGGTACTGTAACGACTGTGGGGACTTTTTGTGTGACAAATGTCAAGCTGCTCATAAGATAGTGAAATATCTACGGAATCATAAACTAATTTCGCTGGATGAACTCAAAGCTCAAGTGACTAGCCTGGTTCCCCCAAAGAAGGCCGTCCCCCATTGCCCCAAACACTCGGGGAATGACCTTAAAATATATTGCGATACCTGCTccactcttatttgcatggacTGCACCATTCGTATCCACAAAGACCACAACTACGACCTGGTGGCTGATGTGCTGACCAAGCACAAGGAAGAACTTGTCTCCAGCCTCAAACTAGTCAAAGAGAAGCTGGACAGTGTACAACGAGCTCTGAAGGACTTTGACACAAGAGCCAAGGCAATCCACGATCAGAGGGCCGCGATTGAAGCCAACATCCACAATGAGATTGACGAACAACATCGACTGTTGGACCAACGAAGGACAGAGCTTATGGTAGAGCTAgagatgctgactcagcaaaagCTTAAGGATCTGGCGGCAGAAAGGGACCAAGTGGAGATCACTCAGGTGAAACTGACCAGCTGTCTAGAGTACACTGAGGGGGGTCTCAAAACAGGCACAGACGGTGAAGTACTCGAAATGAAATCTTCCATTATTAAGAGAGTTGAACATTTTTCTACTGAATTTGAATCAAATGCTATTCAACCAGAGACAAAAGCTGACATGGAACTGATCACTGAAGGAAAAGAACCTCTCCAACAAGCTTATCGAAATTTTTTACAGATTGATCACAGTGGTTCATTCGGCTTAGAGAACAGCCACACGACAGGAAATGGTCTGAAAGGTGCTACAActggagaaacaaaaactgtGTCCTTTCAAGCAATGACCAAGAACAAGAAGAATTCCAAGGGTAAACTCGACCTCAAAGCTGAACTTGTGCATATCAAAAGCAAAGATAAAAGTAAATGTGAAGTGGTGATTGTTCGAAAACATGGCCAACACAAGATCAACTATCGCCCTATGAAACGAGGAAAGCATGAACTACACATCACTGTCAATGGGGACGCAGTACGAGGCAGTCCATTCCCAATAGCTGTAGCCCcatcaccacagagcttcatcAAGCCTTCCCGAGTTGTACGAGGTGTGAACAGCCCACGAGGCACTGTCTCCAACAATAAGGGTCAGTTGGTTGTTGTTGTTGGTAATGGAGCTACCGTCTCTGTATTGACACCAGAGGGTGAGAAGATACAAACGTTTGGAAAGCTGAGTAATGCATTTGGAGTGACTGTGGACAAAGACGACAACATCTATGTAGTTGATTGTAACAATCATCGTGTGAAGAAGTTCTCATCCGGCGGAGGTTTTGTGAAAGCTGTTGGTAGTCAAGGCAATGGTAACCTTCACTTTAATACCCCATTTGGTATATGTTATAACAGAACAGACAACAACCTGTATGTGTCTGATCAGTGTAACAACAGAATACAAGTGCTCTCTACTGATTTGATGTTCATACGATGTTTCGGTATACGTGGAATTGGGAATGGACAATTACAAAACCCATTATATGCAACATTTGATAGTGCCAACAACCTCTATGTGACTGATAACGGTAACAATCGAGTACAAGTCTTCACTGCTGGAGGTCAATTCCTGAGAACCTTCTCACAAAAAGCCAACGGTCAGAAGCTAAGTCATCCCTGGGCCATAGCCATCGACAGTAGTGACACAGTGTACGTCAGTGAGAATGAACCACatcatgtgagtgtgttcaCATCTCAGGGAGCCTACATTACCACGTTTGGTGGACCAGGAACAAAAGAGGGACAGTTTAATACCATTTATGGACTCTCTATTGATCGCAATGACTCTGTTGTTGTATCCGATCAAGGCAACAAGCGACTGCAGATATTCTAACGAAATAAGTAGAAAAGTGGACAAAGTAGTACGTAGCTCTGTGTAGAAATAGTTGGTAGCGTTATTATTTTATTTGGAATGTGAAATGAAACTATTATTTGTTGCATGTGTTGATGCAATTATCACTACTGGCCTCATATCCTTTGAATCGCAAATGAAAAAGCAATTAATTGTAGTAGCAACCAATGAAACATTCATTATATAATGTTTCATAGACTTTTCATTGATAACAGCTTTAACTGTAAAACATCGTGAAATCAAAGCATACCCATGAAAATACAATTAGTTCACCATGATTTTCGTATTCACGTTGTATTCACGGTGATTTGATGGGTATGCTGTTTTTGACAACTCTATTTAATCCATGAAACTAACAgtaaaataatattaatttttggccTGATAATGATTGCAGCAGGTAACAATTTATGGCCTAAATTTAATATCATGTGAGCACTGAGCAAGTAGATCTAAGTCAACATAAGAAAGTTTGGATCATGTCTGGTGGATCTTGCAGACACCCCTCCATAAAGCAAGAGAAGACCATTGAGTTCTCATTAAAGTCTTAGACTTTGttgcttttcttttcttttttcaGAATTTCTATATAAAGCCCAGTGCAGCAGTTgctatgcgcatgcgcagttaCTAGTTGCTATAGCTCCAGAACTGAGAGTCTAAAAATTAAAGCAGGGAAACTTCAGAGGATACCATGTACGCCACTACGTATACCAGGGAACAAAGGCTCAAAGAGGATGAAACAGAGAATGGTGTCATGACCAGGATAGCAAGTGGTGAGTTTCTCCAGGCAGTAtaatagctgtacacatccaACAGTaaaatacctataattatatatactttgCAGCTGCAGCCTAGGATTCTACTAGAGAGACTTGAGTCAAAGTAGTCTGAAATAAGGAGGGACCAAGAGTGGCTTCTTATTATAAGTGAGTTTCTCCAGGCAGTTGTTCTGGCTAGCAGTAGACAACAGTTAATACCTACCTGTTTATtagtgttctgtgtgtgttggtgtatctctacaataattatacacatgcagtctcataataattatgtttatacaGGTAAATCTATTGTATTCACTGTTATCCCTCATGAATGCAAATCAATAGAAATTTTTTATATGCACATAGGGCTCGAAATATTGGTTGTGAGAGATAACGAAAAGAACAACCCTTCTACATGTGCACTGGGAGAGGAAAAAGAGACAGGAAGATATTAtgttatgttataattattatggcataCAATGCTCGTGGCCATAGCATGTACGTTTTAAGTTTCATTTGATGAATATGTAAATTTTGATTCACTTTATAACTattattaaattttaatgGATATTTCACAATGCTCAATCTTTGAAATTCTAAAATTTAATAGATGTATCCATGAATTTCCCATGAAAAGCAATGATGCCGTAGTTTGATTTTCCATCTGCTTTTCATGGGTGTGCAACATTTTCAGCTGGTCTATCGCGCTGTGAAATGCATATGAATTTTAATGGATATTTCACATTTCATGGTATGTACTATCCTTGAAATTCTTAATTTTAATAGGTGTTATCAATGATTTGCCCATGAAAAGGCAATTAAGTCATTGTGATTACTCCATAACATTTtcctagcctctacacaggctctcctttttctgttctttatcacagtcgttcaataagataaaatactgtattattcgttcaatgagataaaatacggtattaattggaggaataaagaaagaaatagacgtaaagttaagagcctgtatcgggaagtcacgtgagggtagaagggcggtagaagggtgaaaatgagcgtgggcatactgagctagagatgttggactgcccacgcagaggtctacgactagtaaaactttgcctgcagcaagctggacatggacttggaactggaagtttgcaagcactatagagctagctataccttaggcttagctagatgatctactagtctagattgtgtgtttagattctatcactattaccttttcttgtgtctttctacatgctatagtagaatagcttagtcatcattatcatatagcaggtagctactgccacctagcctctacacaggctctcctttttctgttctttatcacaatcgttcaataagataaaatactgtattaattgttcaatgagataaaatacggtattaattggaggaataaagaaagaaatagacttagagttaagaaaaaggagagcctgtatcgggaagtcgcgtgagggtagaagggtggtagaagggtgaaaatcagcgtgggcatactgagctagagatgttggactgcccacgcaaaaatctatggctaataaagcagcaagctggacatggacttggaactggaagtttgcaagcactatagagctagctataccttaggcttagctagatgatctactagtaactagtctagattgaatttgcaattgtgtgttcagattctatcagactatcattgtgtctttctacatgctatagtctatagtatagatcaagaatagcttagtcatcattatcatatagcaggtagctactgccaccagagctggccacgctggttctctgatctgacttgcagcacagcttggtggttgtctcagtacagtcttattaaaaCTCTGAacgcgtgggagaataccttacgtcacgattgtgggctacatatcgcccacgttcataaaaatcattgtggatcacgcgatttcccaaaccaggccttactttttcttaactgtacgcccaatttctttctttgctgcctcactatgtctttcttatgatttatggatgaacagtgacaacagcaagaaaaagtaaggcctgggaacgaggctactgccaccagagctggccacgctggttctctgatctgacttgcagcacagcttggtggttgtctcagtgcagtacagtacagtcttactcagaatgcgtgggagaataccttacgtcacgattgtgggctacatatcgcccacgttcataaaaatccttgtggatcacgcgatttcccaaaccaggccttacgttttcttaactgtacgcccatttctttctttgctgcctcactatgtctttcttatgtttatggatgaacagtgacaacagcaagaaaaagtaaggcctgggaacgaggctaacaTTTTCCCTGAAAAGTAATGGATATgcacctagcctcgattccaggccgctctcagttgagaaagacggcctggtatacactgtctgcgcatgcgtcagttgccccaagattcttagggatcgagatatcttagtaaattagtcagtatattgtatattttacaatgatgtcattgtacaaatcacagcagttttaataaaataacacagctacttacaatatttacgacctagactagtgactagttttgttgtgatggcttctacttctgttctgctcttgctcaagctctctccagtgttgaaaagtcagattttgtcttcttttgtactgtggtagagtggtaggcgtttttctgtcagtactgaccggctctggcaaatctacttgcttccagacacttgtttgatgccatctcagtaagatcagtgctccttgtatgagcctagagttgtgatggcgatttctctctcttgacactaaataatttaatcaaccacgtgggtgaccatagtacaaaaggttaattgataaaTTACAAACAGTTTTACTAAtaaatttactattgaataCACCCACTCTAAtaaatttactattgaataCACCCACTCGCAAACAGTGAATACCAGGCCCTctggtgagaggggctgggatcgaggctaatatgCACCCAACAGTGTATAGtggtaggtaaagatcatcataaTAAAAAGTAACATCCAGCATGGCCATACAGCAACCAAAACCTCCTCCAAATCAGCAGCTGTATGAGTTTCTACTGTTTGACAGTGTGTCTGACAGTGAACTGCCCTCTTTACTGCACCTACTGAGAGGACTGGCTGCTTTGCATAGCATTCATTGACAAGGAGCAAACTTATAAAATTGGTCCGTGGCGTGTTAATAGTATATCTTGTACAGTATGTGATATATGCCACTGGTTATTTAATACAGAAATAGGCAACACTCGTTCTGTCGTTAGAGTTCGACAGTCGCTAGACAATGCCGAGGCCCCCTTGTGAGTTACGCACCCCCCACACGTGTACCCCCACCCCATACCATATACATGTTTCTACCTTGTTCCCCAGGCAACTCATATACACTGGTCAGCTGGACCTGGGTGATGCTAACAGGCCGGCTGGAGTGAGGAGTtgtgtatacactgcatgcagtcacaACGCCGCAGAATGC comes from Halichondria panicea chromosome 3, odHalPani1.1, whole genome shotgun sequence and encodes:
- the LOC135333838 gene encoding tripartite motif-containing protein 3-like, which produces MAERVTTKEALKKLDAQLECSLCLDTFKQPKLLPCFHVFCKSPCLEKLVTKDGRSLTCPTCRHIVPLSERGVAGLQSDFHIDHLFDIQDAFNKAEDNNDTNCGSCDDGRATGYCNDCGDFLCDKCQAAHKIVKYLRNHKLISLDELKAQVTSLVPPKKAVPHCPKHSGNDLKIYCDTCSTLICMDCTIRIHKDHNYDLVADVLTKHKEELVSSLKLVKEKLDSVQRALKDFDTRAKAIHDQRAAIEANIHNEIDEQHRLLDQRRTELMVELEMLTQQKLKDLAAERDQVEITQVKLTSCLEYTEGGLKTGTDGEVLEMKSSIIKRVEHFSTEFESNAIQPETKADMELITEGKEPLQQAYRNFLQIDHSGSFGLENSHTTGNGLKGATTGETKTVSFQAMTKNKKNSKGKLDLKAELVHIKSKDKSKCEVVIVRKHGQHKINYRPMKRGKHELHITVNGDAVRGSPFPIAVAPSPQSFIKPSRVVRGVNSPRGTVSNNKGQLVVVVGNGATVSVLTPEGEKIQTFGKLSNAFGVTVDKDDNIYVVDCNNHRVKKFSSGGGFVKAVGSQGNGNLHFNTPFGICYNRTDNNLYVSDQCNNRIQVLSTDLMFIRCFGIRGIGNGQLQNPLYATFDSANNLYVTDNGNNRVQVFTAGGQFLRTFSQKANGQKLSHPWAIAIDSSDTVYVSENEPHHVSVFTSQGAYITTFGGPGTKEGQFNTIYGLSIDRNDSVVVSDQGNKRLQIF